Proteins from a single region of Juglans microcarpa x Juglans regia isolate MS1-56 chromosome 5S, Jm3101_v1.0, whole genome shotgun sequence:
- the LOC121268616 gene encoding microtubule-associated protein 70-5-like produces MGSFVGSEDASLSHSDPLVLELNRLQNLLREKDRELGVAQGEIKALRATEALKDKAIEEHRNEVTKTEEKLRISENLVEHKNLEIKKLTSEKKDALAAQHAAEATLRRVYANQKDNDSVPIELVIAPLEAEIKMYKNEIAVLQEDKKAMERLTKSKESALLEAEKFLRSALDRALMVEEVQNHNYQLKRQIEICQEENRILEKTNRQKVLEVEKLSQTIRELEEAILAGGAAANSIRDYKRRMEELNEEKRTLERELARIKVLANRVATVVANEWKEENDKVMPVRKWMEERRMLQAEMQRLRDKLAISERTAKAEAQLKDKLKLRLKIIEEGLKDVTNFSVNPNRFCGSPRTEKSSNIIGFLTSNGGTKKRSTSQPRASSISRSLLLQQPSMENETANVAGELKQASSLRKKNSSGANVLRKGMWASRSKVVDSSEKENTEIRADTDMNINKGNKDETTASPEIKPKSGSNVDPQNEGSREDVVSGYLYDRLQKEVINLRKLCDVRDSTLNAKDEEIKMLMKKVDALTKAIEVESKKIKREAAAREKEAASMKVDDNRKSRHAYFSKG; encoded by the exons ATGGGAAGCTTTGTAGGAAGCGAAGATGCCTCTCTTTCCCACTCAGACCCTTTAGTTTTGGAGCTCAATCGTCTGCAGAATTTACTCAGAg AGAAGGACAGGGAGTTAGGAGTTGCCCAGGGAGAAATCAAGGCTTTGAGAGCGACTGAGGCTCTGAAGGATAAGGCTATAGAAGAG CACAGAAATGAAGTTACTAAAACGGAAGAGAAACTCCGAATCAGTGAAAATCTTGTTGAACATAAG AACCTTGAAATCAAGAAACTAACAAGTGAGAAGAAAGATGCATTGGCTGCACAACATGCTGCTGAAGCAACCCTTAGAAGGGTGTATGCAAATCAAAAAGACAATGACTCCGTTCCTATTGAGTTAGTTATTGCTCCTCTTGAAGCTGAAATCAAAATGTACAAAAATGAG ATTGCAGTATTACAGGAGGATAAGAAGGCTATGGAACGTCTCACCAAGTCAAAAGAATCAGCTCTACTGGAAGCAGAGAAGTTCTTGAGAAGTGCTTTAGATAGAGCTTTAATGGTAGAGGAAGTGCAAAATCATAACTACCAATTGAAGAGACAGATTGAGATTTGCCAG GAGGAGAACAGAATCCTTGAGAAAACCAATCGCCAAAAGGTTTTAGAGGTTGAAAAGCTTAGTCAAACGATTCGAGAGCTTGAGGAGGCCATTCTAGCTGGTGGGGCTGCAGCAAATTCCATTCGTGACTACAAACGGCGGATGGAAGAATTGAAT GAGGAAAAGAGGACTCTGGAAAGAGAATTAGCAAGAATCAAAGTTTTAGCAAACAGAGTTGCAACTGTGGTGGCTAATGAgtggaaagaagaaaatgataaggTCATGCCCGTCAGAAAATGGATGGAAGAGAGAAGAATGCTGCAG GCAGAGATGCAGCGCTTGAGAGACAAACTAGCCATATCAGAGAGAACAGCTAAGGCAGAAGCACAACTTAAG GATAAATTGAAGCTCAGACTTAAGATTATTGAAGAAGGTTTGAAGGATGTCACGAATTTCTCGGTCAATCCTAACAGGTTTTGTGGGTCCCCAAGAACAGAGAAGTCCAGTAACATAATTGGCTTTCTAACAAGCAATGGTGGAACGAAAAAGAGGTCTACATCCCAGCCAAGGGCTTCTTCCATCAGTAGAAGCTTATTATTGCAACAACCCAGTATGGAAAATGAAACAGCCAATGTTGCAGGAGAGCTAAAACAAGCAAGtagcttgagaaagaaaaactcTTCCGGAGCAAATGTGCTGAGAAAAGGCATGTGGGCATCTAGAAGTAAAGTTGTTGATAGCAGTGAAAAAGAGAACACAGAAATAAGGGCAGACACAGACATGAATATCAATAAGGGCAACAAGGATGAAACAACAGCCTCACCAGAAATCAAACCCAAAAGTGGCAGCAATGTGGATCCACAAAACGAAGGAAGTAGAGAAGATGTGGTCTCAGGATATCTGTATGATAGACTTCAAAAGGAGGTCATCAACTTAAGGAAACTTTGTGACGTAAGAGACAGTACTTTAAATGCTAAAGATGAAGAAATAAAG ATGCTCATGAAGAAGGTTGATGCACTGACAAAAGCCATCGAAGTAGAGTCTAAAAAAATCAAGAGAGAAGCAGCAGCTAGAGAAAAGGAAGCTGCATCAATGAAGGTGGATGATAATAGAAAGAGCAGACATGCATACTTCTCTAAAG GGTAA
- the LOC121267058 gene encoding uncharacterized protein LOC121267058 has product MALHIFGDSAVRGKNKSENLVVGDAKLKVNEVMEDTGPNYELLRELVPEEVVEKIRRFGLRVCQGEDLCVWKHTVDGEFTTKSAWEVIRKHGLNCTWRRWLWQDFVPKKMSFICWRARRKAIPVDDIIRSIRIPIVSKCSYCLHPQVETLNHILCEGDGAKQVWKFFAEACQLQLPHIRKWEGMMSFWWEHSMRSSQVGWTHGVLPIIILWALWKARCLA; this is encoded by the coding sequence ATGGCCTTGCATATATTTGGGGATTCTGCTGTACGTGGGAAGAATAAAAGTGAGAATTTAGTGGTAGGGGATGCAAAGCTAAAGGTGAATGAGGTGATGGAGGACACAGGGCCAAATTATGAGCTATTAAGGGAACTCGTTCCTGAAGAAGTGGTGGAGAAAATTAGACGTTTTGGCCTTCGGGTGTGTCAAGGTGAGGATTTATGTGTATGGAAACATACGGTCGACGGTGAATTTACAACGAAATCAGCTTGGGAGGTGATTCGAAAACATGGCCTGAATTGTACTTGGAGGAGATGGTTATGGCAAGACTTTGTGCCAAAAAAGATGTCCTTCATATGCTGGAGAGCTCGACGGAAAGCAATTCCTGTGGATGATATTATTCGAAGTATCAGAATTCCAATTGTATCAAAATGTAGTTATTGTTTGCATCCGCAAGTGGAGACTTTGAATCATATTCTTTGTGAGGGAGATGGAGCTAAACAAGTTTGGAAGTTTTTTGCAGAGGCTTGTCAACTTCAACTACCGCATATTAGAAAATGGGAAGGGATGATGTCCTTCTGGTGGGAGCATTCAATGAGATCTTCACAGGTTGGATGGACGCATGGCGTCCTACCGATTATCATTTTGTGGGCACTATGGAAGGCTAGGTGCTTAGCTTGA